One window of Acropora palmata chromosome 1, jaAcrPala1.3, whole genome shotgun sequence genomic DNA carries:
- the LOC141860492 gene encoding uncharacterized protein LOC141860492 isoform X3, with protein sequence MYLSTNIGKTQIDNVINELYSRDVFTYDDMESILNEPRTSSKVFELLDQLVCCGPKAFDEFLQVLQCCGCGFVAATIQQQLTGNFATEAYEKQGTFCIGLPTLTSKFTGRNEDCEEITKRLTFNDDDIRIGLVVAPPGFGKTEIATAIGYMMKDRGSNILYFPLRNVKLMTTAAKNMLETIGIPVGGDPIWQITQHLQSLLKQTVLILDNAEDLQNGDGSLFSQFLEAISKNARNLVTLITSRICFSKRGSHFDFFVVPLKPLTDEQSLVFLKIYNVEDQWAERFSPFNVCGGVPLLLKITASFLTQSGTIDPGELHRNLQKCKDKFLMGKHPDVQDLQCHLEVFYNYLPPDIKKALSRLAAFPTVFTKREAKIVLFGDESELNFQLMLDSIEKHSLVHGDDVDGCQQYSLHPLVQAFCVTSSENQSTEGYTSAIRLFSQHYLKLLRQANEDFISTICKGAIKQYQLNKMNIFHALMAAANDECLNYYGLRIATETVNFLAKCMNMSEFLSVYEKFLKVAEDRGEGGLYSECRAAIGFKQVCFHGYKDAHDTEAMANLQEAHNLLKSLDIKNECRGYCECKLGLCTLAAAEKEKGISLLAKGKKEKGISLLAQGIALRKSLARAENAGKTEEMLVAGGFSDLAMAMYVSGKYLAAINIWENICLIKYRRILGTHPFTASVLDYLGNAYLKYDCPQEAVKCKRESLEMRRFLLGEEHLDTARAYYGLGCSLGILGSIAEAMENLKKALQIQVHRSHASQQYIKRTQCELQRWKGYAS encoded by the exons ATGTATTTATCCACAAATATAGGGAAAACACAGATTGATAACGTTATTAACGAGCTGTATTCTCGAGACGTATTCACGTATGATGATATGGAGTCGATTTTGAACGAACCAAGAACATCTTCCAAAGTGTTTGAGCTCTtagatcaacttgtttgttgtGGGCCAAAAGCTTTTGACGAGTTCCTGCAAGTTCTACAGTGCTGCGGCTGTGGATTTGTTGCAGCCACTATTCAACAGCAATTAACAG GGAACTTTGCTACTGAGGCTTATGAAAAACAAGGCACTTTTTGTATTGGTCTCCCAACACTGACATCCAAATTCACTGGAAGAAATGAAGATTGTGAGGAAATAACCAAAAGGTTGACTTTCAATGATGATGACATTCGCATTGGTTTAGTTGTGGCACCTCCAGGGTTTGGAAAGACAGAGATTGCTACAGCTATTGGTTACATGATGAAAGACCGAGGAAGTAACATACTGTACTTTCCTCTTAGAAATGTCAAGCTTATGACAACTGCAGCTAAGAACATGCTTGAGACAATTGGCATTCCAGTTGGAGGTGATCCTATCTGGCAAATTACACAACACCTGCAGTCACTTCTGAAGCAAACAGTTCTGATTCTAGACAATGCTGAAGACCTACAAAATGGGGATGGCTCCTTGTTTAGCCAATTCTTGGAAGCAATTAGCAAAAATGCAAGGAACCTTGTTACCCTTATAACAAGTAGAATCTGCTTTTCCAAACGGGGTtctcattttgatttttttgttgtgcCGCTGAAACCATTGACAGATGAACAGTCACTTGTCTTTCTGAAGATTTATAACGTTGAAGATCAATGGGCAGAACGTTTTTCACCGTTTAATGTCTGTGGCGGTGTTCCGTTGCTGCTTAAAATCACAGCATCATTTTTGACTCAGTCAGGGACCATTGATCCAGGTGAACTTCACAGAAACCTGCAGAAATGCAAGGATAAATTTCTCATGGGAAAGCATCCTGATGTCCAAGATCTACAATGTCACTTAGAGGTATTTTATAACTATCTGCCACCAGACATTAAGAAGGCCCTTTCACGTTTGGCTGCATTTCCCACTGTCTTCACCAAGAGAGAAGCCAAGATAGTTCTGTTTGGAGATGAAAGCGAGCTAAATTTTCAGCTCATGCTTGACTCAATTGAAAAACATTCACTTGTTCACGGAGATGATGTTGACGGCTGTCAGCAGTACAGCTTACACCCACTTGTACAAGCTTTCTGTGTTACCTCAAGTGAGAACCAGAGCACTGAAGGTTACACAAGTGCAATTAGACTGTTTTCGCAGCACTACCTCAAACTCCTGCGCCAAGCCAATGAAGATTTCATCTCCACAATTTGTAAAGGTGCAATAAAACAATACCAGTTAAACAAGATGAACATTTTCCATGCTCTCATGGCAGCAGCCAATGATGAATGTTTAAATTATTATGGCCTTCGCATTGCCACAGAAACTGTAAATTTCCTTGCAAAATGCATGAATATGAGTGAATTTTTATCTGTGTATGAGAAATTTCTAAAAGTTGCAGAAGATCGGGGAGAGGGAGGGCTTTACAGTGAATGTCGGGCAGCTATTGGATTCAagcaagtttgttttcatggttACAAAGATGCACATGACACAGAGGCAATGGCAAACCTTCAAGAGGCACACAATCTGTTGAAATCCCTTGATATTAAGAATGAGTGTCGTGGTTATTGTGAGTGCAAACTTggcctttgcactttggctgCTGCTGAGAAAGAGAAAGGGATCTCTCTACTtgcaaaaggaaagaaagagaaagggATCTCTCTACTTGCACAAGGAATTGCTCTACGAAAAAGTTTAGCAAGAGCTGAAAATGCTGGCAAAACAGAGGAGATGCTTGTCGCGGGAGGATTTTCTGATCTTGCAA TGGCCATGTATGTGAGTGGTAAATATCTTGCAGCCATAAACATTTGGGAGAACATCTGCCTGATCAAGTATCGCAGAATTCTTGGAACTCACCCATTCACTGCATCAGTGTTAGATTACCTGGGCAATGCTTACCTGAAATATGATTGTCCTCAGGAAGCTGTAAAATGCAAGAGAGAGAGTCTTGAGATGAGACGCTTCTTGTTAG GAGAAGAGCACCTCGACACAGCAAGGGCTTATTATGGTCTAGGCTGTTCTCTAGGGATCCTGGGTTCCATTGCAGAAGCAATGGAGAACCTAAAAAAAGCTTTGCAAATCCAAGTTCATCGTTCACATGCCTCCCAACAGTACATAAAAAGAACGCAATGTGAACTGCAACGTTGGAAGGGGTATGCAAGCTGA
- the LOC141860700 gene encoding uncharacterized protein LOC141860700, with product MPGVNCAVFGCGSCRGTKGIGIFKLPSAKDDKHKRWRDEWVGELKKTREVGKDFRRKINEDKFYACEKHFKDEVIEIFHSKKIIKKRLAFGAIPTLNMPKKSHEIEPIPSRRPLPDRPLWL from the exons ATGCCTGGCGTTAACTGCGCTGTATTTGGATGTGGTTCCTGTCGTGGAACTAAAGGAATCGGGATTTTTAAGTTGCCCTCGGCGAAGGATGATAAACACAAGAGATGGCGTGATGAATGGGTTGGAGAACTCAAGAAAACGAGGGAAGTGGGCAAAGATTTTCGACGAAAAATCAATGAAGACAAATTCTATGCTTGCGAAAAGCATTTCAAGGATGAAGTGATTGAAATat tccattccaaaaaaataattaagaaaagaCTGGCTTTTGGAGCTATACCGACACTTAACATGCCAAAGAAGAGTCACGAAATCGAACCAATTCCAAGCAGACGTCCACTACCAGATCGCCCACTTTGGCTATAA